One region of Mucilaginibacter gotjawali genomic DNA includes:
- the pepT gene encoding peptidase T gives MNFNSIAEFTVTARFLRYVTVDTQSDPASTMIPSTEKQKDLGHILVKELLAMGIDDAHLDEFGYVYATIPANTSKSNVPVICFCSHMDTAPDCSGTGVKPIVHKNYQGADIVLPDDPSEIIRLKDHADLKNQIGNDLVTASGTTLLGADNKAGVAEIMDACYQLINHPEIKHGKIRILFTPDEEIGRGVDKVDIEKLGAYAGYTMDGESAGNMENETFSADGAKLTIKGVSTHPGFAKGKMESAIKIAGEIIAALPYGLSPEGTEGMQGFVHPVAVEGHVEKATIEFIIRDFEDAKLADHADTIRGVVNQVLQKYPGSSYDLDVQPQYRNMRSVLDQHPQIVEYGMEAMRRAGLQAKMCSIRGGTDGSRLSFMGLPCPNIFAGEHAFHSRQEWVSVQDMQKAVETILYLCMIWEEKAV, from the coding sequence ATGAATTTCAATTCAATAGCGGAATTTACAGTTACAGCGCGTTTTTTACGATATGTAACGGTGGATACGCAATCCGATCCTGCTTCTACAATGATCCCCTCCACCGAAAAACAAAAGGACCTGGGCCACATTTTGGTAAAGGAACTGCTTGCCATGGGAATTGATGATGCGCACCTGGATGAATTTGGGTATGTTTATGCTACTATCCCTGCCAATACTTCAAAAAGCAATGTGCCGGTGATTTGTTTTTGTTCGCACATGGATACCGCACCTGATTGCAGCGGTACGGGGGTAAAACCTATTGTACATAAAAACTACCAGGGAGCGGACATCGTTCTGCCCGATGATCCGTCAGAGATCATCAGATTAAAAGACCATGCCGACCTGAAAAACCAGATTGGTAACGACCTGGTGACGGCCAGCGGCACCACTTTGCTGGGCGCCGATAATAAAGCCGGCGTTGCCGAAATTATGGACGCCTGTTATCAATTAATCAATCACCCCGAAATAAAACATGGTAAAATAAGGATCCTGTTTACGCCGGATGAAGAGATCGGCCGTGGCGTCGATAAGGTCGACATCGAAAAACTTGGGGCCTATGCCGGCTATACCATGGACGGCGAAAGCGCCGGCAATATGGAAAACGAAACCTTTTCGGCCGATGGGGCAAAACTCACCATTAAAGGCGTAAGCACACACCCCGGTTTCGCGAAAGGGAAGATGGAAAGCGCTATTAAAATAGCCGGCGAGATCATCGCGGCGCTGCCCTATGGCCTGTCGCCTGAAGGTACCGAAGGGATGCAGGGTTTTGTGCACCCGGTTGCAGTTGAGGGCCATGTAGAAAAAGCAACCATAGAGTTTATTATCCGCGATTTTGAGGATGCAAAGCTGGCGGACCATGCCGATACGATCCGTGGCGTTGTCAATCAGGTTTTGCAAAAATACCCCGGTTCATCCTATGACCTGGACGTGCAGCCGCAGTACCGCAACATGCGGTCGGTGCTTGATCAGCATCCGCAAATTGTTGAATATGGTATGGAGGCCATGAGGCGTGCTGGTTTGCAAGCCAAAATGTGCAGCATAAGGGGCGGCACCGATGGATCAAGACTTTCGTTTATGGGATTGCCCTGCCCTAATATTTTTGCCGGCGAACATGCCTTCCACAGCCGGCAGGAATGGGTGTCGGTACAGGATATGCAAAAAGCAGTGGAAACCATTTTGTATTTATGCATGATTTGGGAAGAGAAAGCGGTTTGA
- a CDS encoding ribonuclease E inhibitor RraB, with the protein MGLFSFLKNNGNGQFVSAPAFENQVAKQMQMTPLTMKELRKLDVTEDKELKLEYFFYTNTAQKASVFAQELEKLKYEVKSGQSAGDKKLFIITGWTTKMKMDDVTVSNWTTKMCELGFNFDCEFDGWGTTPDQ; encoded by the coding sequence ATGGGATTATTTAGCTTTCTTAAAAACAACGGTAACGGGCAATTTGTATCTGCGCCAGCATTTGAAAATCAGGTTGCAAAACAAATGCAAATGACGCCCCTGACGATGAAGGAGTTAAGGAAGCTCGACGTAACTGAAGACAAAGAGCTTAAGCTTGAATATTTCTTTTATACAAATACTGCTCAAAAAGCAAGTGTATTCGCACAGGAACTCGAAAAGTTAAAATATGAGGTTAAATCAGGGCAATCTGCCGGTGATAAAAAGCTTTTCATAATTACAGGCTGGACAACAAAAATGAAAATGGATGATGTAACTGTTTCAAACTGGACAACAAAAATGTGCGAATTGGGTTTTAATTTTGATTGTGAATTCGATGGGTGGGGTACAACACCTGATCAGTAA
- a CDS encoding MmcQ/YjbR family DNA-binding protein yields the protein MNIEELREYCLQKPGTTEGLPFGDDTLVFKVGEKIFLLTSIRQGDRFNAKCDPELAVELRERYTEVQPGYHMNKKLWNTIHMDGALTTRQLQEMIDHSYEQVFKGLPKKVQEEINVNRNWN from the coding sequence TTGAATATAGAAGAACTTCGCGAATATTGCCTGCAAAAACCGGGCACGACCGAAGGTTTACCTTTTGGCGATGACACCCTTGTTTTTAAGGTTGGCGAAAAAATATTTCTGCTCACCAGCATCCGCCAGGGCGACCGTTTCAACGCCAAATGCGATCCCGAACTGGCCGTCGAGCTACGCGAACGCTATACCGAAGTACAGCCGGGCTACCACATGAACAAAAAGCTTTGGAATACTATTCATATGGATGGCGCGTTAACCACCCGGCAACTACAGGAAATGATCGATCACTCGTATGAACAGGTATTTAAAGGCCTGCCGAAGAAGGTGCAGGAAGAAATAAATGTTAACAGGAATTGGAATTGA